One Gemmatimonadales bacterium genomic window, GCAGGCACCGTCCCCCTCATCGCGTCGACCGCAGCGCGCCGGATCAGACGTCGATGATTTGATCCCGCCGCGTCCCGACACTGGCGTACTTGATCGGCACCCCTGCAAGTTCTTCCAGCCGGGAGAGATACGCCCGCGCAGCCTTCGGCAGGTCGGCCATCGCACGGGCGCCGCCGGTGGACGCCCGCCAGCCGGGCATGGTCTCGTAGACCGGCTTGATCCGACCCAGCACGGTCACGTCGGACGGCATCTCGTCCATCCGCTCGCCATCCAGCTCGTAGCCCACGCCGATCGGAATCTGATCGAAGCCGTCCAGCACGTCGAGCTTGGTGACGGCCAGGTCCGTGAGCCCGTTGACCCGCGCCGAGTAGCGAACCACGACCGCATCGAACCAGCCGCACCGGCGAGGACGGCCGGTCACCGCCCCGAACTCATGCCCGACCTGACGCAGCTCTTCCTCCAGCGCCTCGTCGGCCAAGGTCGGCAGCGGACCGTTACCAACCCGGGTCGTATACGCCTTCACGACGCCCAGCACGCGATCGACCAGCGTCGGGCCAATGCCCGCCCCGACTGCAGCTCCGCCGGCCGTCGTGTTCGAGGACGTCACAAACGGGTAGGTCCCGTGATCGACATCGAGGAGGGCGCCCTGCGCCCCTTCGAGCAGGACGCTGCTGCCACTCTTGAGGGCCCGATAGAGATGCGCACCAGTATCGGCGGTCATCGGCACCAGGCGCGGCGCCACCCGGCGGAGCAGCTCGGCATGCTCGGCAAACGAGGCGCGCTCCTCCATCCCGGCCAGGGCCAGCAACTCGTTGGCACGGTTGATCCGCGCCGCCAGCAGGGCCTCGGCCTCGGTCACGTTGCGCAGGTTGCCGATCCGGATACCCCGACGACCGTACTTGTCCTCGTAGGCAGGCCC contains:
- a CDS encoding adenylosuccinate synthase — encoded protein: MFGPDCRCLVVVGSQWGDEGKGKLVDVIAERADIVARYQGGANAGHTVVIGDSQFILRLIPSGILHTTTVCVLGNGVVIDPESFLGELDGLAERGIDVSGRVLVSDRAHLVLPYHKLLDLAEERRQNIGTTKRGIGPAYEDKYGRRGIRIGNLRNVTEAEALLAARINRANELLALAGMEERASFAEHAELLRRVAPRLVPMTADTGAHLYRALKSGSSVLLEGAQGALLDVDHGTYPFVTSSNTTAGGAAVGAGIGPTLVDRVLGVVKAYTTRVGNGPLPTLADEALEEELRQVGHEFGAVTGRPRRCGWFDAVVVRYSARVNGLTDLAVTKLDVLDGFDQIPIGVGYELDGERMDEMPSDVTVLGRIKPVYETMPGWRASTGGARAMADLPKAARAYLSRLEELAGVPIKYASVGTRRDQIIDV